From one Branchiostoma floridae strain S238N-H82 chromosome 3, Bfl_VNyyK, whole genome shotgun sequence genomic stretch:
- the LOC118411395 gene encoding zinc finger protein 431-like — translation MITDEITRVVTADKDICKEETKKAGVAADTQVGEWMLECVQGDYTAAQKEMMDQQRATHLPVAANLFYKCDHCDFSTGTKQDLNAHIVSKHTDEKLYLCGECRYRTAKKSDLTKHMKIHTGEKPFKCDQCNYCTVWRQDWKNHMVRHTGEKPYMCGKCGFRTEYKSYLSSHMKRHTGKKLYKCDQCDYCTAWKHALKMHMAKHTGEKPHMAKNSGEKPLRAKHIGRKAHKCDQCDYTTANEQYFKIHMAKHTGEKPYKCDQCNYCTAYKHALKTHMAKHTGEKTYKCDQCDYCTVWKHCLKSHITKHTDEKLYKCDQCNYSTAHKQALKTHHTVKHTDGKVYECDQCDYCTDYKHVLKRHMAKHTGEKCYKCDQCEYSTAYKQALKIHMAIHTDEKPYKCDQCDYCTAYRQALTTHIMAKHTGDKPYMCDRCGYCTSQKTNLDRHIMAKHTGERPFMCDRCGYCAIQKRTLDMHMAMHTGKKPYKCDQCDYSTARKENLDRHMAKHSDEKHYICDECGFKTGDISVLSTHMRTHTGEKPYKCDQCDFYTARKGDLDMHKVKHHGEKPYMCGECGFRTAYKYALSNHIKIHTGEKPYRCDQCNYCTAWRQDWKKHMAIHTGEKPYKCDQCDYCTAYKQALKTHMAKHTGEKPYMCGKCGFRTGYKSALRSHKKVCSKKS, via the exons ATGATAACAGATGAAATCACAAGAGTGGTAACAGCTGACAAGGACATATGCAAGGAGGAGACCAAGAAGGCCGGTGTGGCTGCAGACACACAAGTAGGAGAGTGGATGTTGGAGTGTGTCCAGGGAGACTACActgctgcacagaaagaaaTGATGGACCAACAGAGGGCAACACATCTTCCAGTGGCAGCAAATCTGTTCTACAAGTGTGATCACTGCGATTTCTCAACGGGTACAAAACAAGATTTGAATGCCCACATTGTGTCAAAACACACCGATGAGAAACTCTACTTGTGTGGGGAGTGtaggtacaggacagctaagaagtcTGACCTTACAAAACATATGAAGATACATACAGGGGAGAAGCcgttcaagtgtgaccagtgtaactacTGCACAGTTTGGAGACAAGACTGGAAAAACCACATGGTtagacacactggtgagaaaccctacatgtgtgggaagtgtgggttcaggacagaaTACAAGTCTTACCTATCAAGTCATATGAAGAGACATACAGGAAAGAAActttacaaatgtgaccagtgtgactactgcaCAGCTTGGAAACATGCCTTGAAAATGCACATGGCgaaacatactggtgagaaaccacAC ATGGCTAAAAACAGTGGAGAGAAACCTCTCAGGGCTAAACACATTGGTAGGAAAgcccacaagtgtgaccagtgtgactacacCACAGCTAATGAGCAATACTTCAAAAtccacatggctaaacacaccggtgagaaaccctacaagtgtgaccagtgtaactacTGCACAGCTTATAAACATGCCTTGAAAACCCATATGGcaaaacatactggtgagaaaacctacaagtgtgaccagtgtgactattgcACAGTTTGGAAACATTGCCTGAAATCCCACATCACTAAACATACTGATGAGAAactctacaagtgtgaccaatgtaaCTACAGCACAGCTCATAAACAAGCCTTGAAAACCCATCATACTGTGAAACATACTGATGGGAAAGTCTAcgagtgtgaccagtgtgactactgcaCAGATTACAAACATGTCTTGAAAAGGcatatggctaaacacactggcgagaaatgCTACAAATGCGACCAGTGTGAATACAGCACAGCTTATAAACAAGCCTTGAAAATTCACATGGCTATACACACTgatgaaaaaccctacaagtgtgaccagtgtgactactgcaCAGCTTATAGACAAGCTTTGACAACCCATATTATGGCTAAACatactggtgataaaccctacatgtgtgaccgATGTGGCTACTGCACATCCCAAAAAACGAACTTGGACAGACATatcatggctaaacacactggtgagagacccttCATGTGTGACCGATGTGGTTATTGTGCAATCCAAAAAAGGACCTTGGACATGCACATGGCTATGCACACTGGTaagaaaccctataagtgtgaccagtgtgactactctacagctagaaaagaaaacttggacagacacatggctaaacacagcGATGAGAAACATTACATTTGTGACGAGTGCGGGTTTAAGACAGGAGACATAAGTGTCCTTTCAActcatatgagaacacatacaggagagaaaccgtacaaatgtgaccagtgtgacttctACACAGCTAGGAAAGGGGACTTGGACATGCACAAGGTGAAACACcacggtgagaaaccctacatgtgtggggagtgtgggttcaggacagcttaCAAATATGCCCTATCAAACCATATCAAGAtacacacaggggagaagccatacagatgtgaccagtgtaactattgCACAGCTTGGAGACAAGACTGGAAAAAACACATGGCTatacacaccggtgagaaaccctacaagtgtgatcagtgtgactactGCACAGCTTATAAACAAGCCTTGAAAACCCATATGgccaaacatactggtgagaaaccctacatgtgtgggaagtgtgggttcaggacaggtTACAAGTCTGCTCTGAGAAGTCATAAAAAGGTCTGTTCTAAGAAATCATAA
- the LOC118411436 gene encoding scavenger receptor cysteine-rich type 1 protein M130-like gives MDCEKLPNGPYHRCPQGRCIHHLSLCNNVNDCGDFSDEENCDSDVPFEVRVRGGETEGQGRVEVKYRGEWGLVCDDKWDIKDAGVVCREMGYPLGAEEVYYRSSYGAGSQPFVLDDLDCIGTESSLQECAHAPWGKHDCSRGEAAAVKCKLRQGCREDEHHCINHKCIPSSFLCDGQKRLRGLE, from the exons ATGGACTGCGAGAAGCTGCCGAACGGACCGTACCATCGTTGCCCGCAGGGGAGGTGCATCCACCATCTGTCCCTCTGTAACAACGTGAATGACTGCGGCGACTTCTCCGACGAGGAAAACTGCG ATTCTGACGTCCCGTTTGAGGTGCGCGTGCGCGGGGGTGAGACGGAAGGTCAAGGTCGCGTGGAGGTCAAATATCGCGGGGAGTGGGGCCTGGTGTGCGACGACAAGTGGGACATCAAGGACGCAGGGGTCGTCTGCCGGGAGATGGGGTACCCTCT cggtgcggaggaggtgtaCTACCGCTCGTCCTACGGCGCCGGCAGCCAGCCCTTCGTGCTGGACGATCTGGACTGCATCGGCACCGAGTCCTCCCTGCAGGAGTGTGCGCATGCGCCGTGGGGCAAGCACGACTGCTCACGCGGCGAGGCCGCAGCGGTCAAGTGTAAACTCCGCCAGG GCTGTCGGGAAGACGAACACCATTGCATCAATCACAAATGTATCCCATCATCCTTCCTCTGTGACGGGCAGAAACGACTGCGGGGACTGGAGTGA
- the LOC118411854 gene encoding tissue-type plasminogen activator-like has product MLLRVTGESAYCYRGKGLVYRGHDHETIRGLTCLFWNETLDRKFNTRDYPNGQLGLGPHNHCRNPDGDEKPWCYTVNDKHAPPREPPKYCRSDEVICANRQCLPARFVCNGNDECGDGSDEELCDCFRGRGKDYRGRHSVTTAGLPCLFWNATVHLEFNSWKNSQTEYGIGQHNFCRNPDGDSAPWCYTHPNGRYGYCNVSRCEDKFDLSDKLMGDAPRSTQIRLPRPVIPCGTPSVAQPLSGDVAVKGEHPWQALLLTKGVHHACSGTLVHDCWVVTAAHCMDGSKDAYVIRLGEYNTVLGEQTEQDFGIDKAVIHPGYDVGTGQHDIALLKLRKKNGACARTTNFVRPICLPDAEMTFPVGTQCDVSGWGRTDTDRSLRPTTLMKARIPLLHDGLCQHIYGDKLLPGMLCAGHVRGGNNACKGDIGGPLTCKLDGKWVLWGVTSWGFGCGEPKTPGVYTRVAEYTDWLQRVMAFY; this is encoded by the exons ATGCTACTGCGTGTCACAGGAGAGAGTGCAT ACTGTTATCGGGGAAAGGGGCTTGTATATCGCGGCCATGACCATGAGACCATCAGGGGTCTCACATGTCTGTTCTGGAACGAGACCTTAGACCGGAAGTTCAACACTCGTGACTACCCGAATGGACAGCTTGGGTTAG GTCCGCACAACCACTGCCGTAACCCGGATGGAGACGAGAAGCCGTGGTGCTACACCGTGAACGACAAGCACG CGCCGCCTCGAGAGCCTCCGAAGTACTGCAGGAGTGACGAGGTGATCTGCGCGAACAGACAGTGCCTGCCTGCGCGCTTCGTCTGCAACGGGAACGACGAGTGCGGCGATGGCAGCGACGAGGAGTTGTGTG ACTGTTTCCGCGGACGCGGTAAGGACTATCGCGGGCGGCACTCCGTCACCACGGCCGGCCTGCCCTGCCTCTTCTGGAACGCCACCGTCCATCTGGAGTTCAACTCGTGGAAGAACTCACAGACGGAATACGGCATCGGGCAACACAACTTCTGCCGGAACCCGGACGGGGACAGCGCGCCATGGTGCTACACGCACCCTAACGGGCGGTACGGGTACTGCAACGTCAGCAGATGCGAAG ACAAATTTGACCTGTCGGATAAGCTAATGGGTGACGCGCCACGCAGCACCCAAATAAGGCTGCCCCGCCCCGTCATCCCTTGCGGCACCCCCAGTGTTGCCCAGCCGTTGAGCGGTGACGTAGCTGTGAAAGGCGAGCATCCGTGGCAG GCCCTGCTGCTGACCAAAGGCGTGCACCACGCGTGCAGCGGGACCCTGGTGCATGACTGTTGGGTGGTGACGGCTGCGCACTGCATGGA CGGATCTAAGGACGCTTACGTCATCAGGCTGGGGGAGTACAACACCGTCCTGGGCGAGCAGACCGAGCAGGACTTCGGCATCGACAAGGCGGTCATTCACCCAGGATATGACGTAGGCACCGGCCAACACGACATAGCCCTGCTCAAG CTACGAAAGAAGAACGGCGCATGTGCGAGAACCACCAACTTCGTACGGCCCATATGCCTCCCGGATGCGGAAATGACGTTCCCTGTTGGGACGCAATGTGACGTCAGCGGATGGGGCAGAACAG ACACAGACCGGTCTCTGCGTCCAACCACCCTGATGAAGGCGCGGATCCCGTTGTTGCATGATGGTCTATGTCAGCACATCTACGGAGACAAGCTCCTGCCCGGCATGCTGTGCGCGGGCCACGTCAGAGGCGGCAACAACGCCTGCAAG GGCGACATCGGCGGCCCGCTGACGTGCAAGCTTGATGGGAAGTGGGTGCTGTGGGGTGTGACGTCATGGGGGTTCGGGTGCGGGGAGCCGAAAACGCCCGGAGTTTACACTCGTGTTGCTGAGTACACGGACTGGCTGCAGAGAGTCATGGCCTTCTACTGA